In the genome of Gammaproteobacteria bacterium, one region contains:
- a CDS encoding hypothetical protein (Evidence 5 : Unknown function), protein MISLFVGEDSGGLDLEQPTNNVITKRADDKCNLWIDRLCHKMVIFLH, encoded by the coding sequence GTGATTTCTCTGTTTGTCGGTGAAGATAGTGGGGGGCTTGATTTAGAACAGCCCACGAATAACGTTATCACTAAGAGGGCAGATGATAAATGTAATCTGTGGATCGACCGACTTTGTCACAAGATGGTAATTTTTCTTCATTAA